From the Lathyrus oleraceus cultivar Zhongwan6 chromosome 4, CAAS_Psat_ZW6_1.0, whole genome shotgun sequence genome, one window contains:
- the LOC127135885 gene encoding uncharacterized protein LOC127135885: MASDVVVSSIKVMNQDLIKLDRFDGTNYIRWQDNMTFLSSLYPDLALIPKPSENDSEEVKKERKKRKEDELLCRGHILNMLSDRLYDLYTDNSSATEIWKALEFKFKAKEEGTKKFLISKYFDFKFIDCKPILPQVHELQVLVNKIKAVKIDIPETSQVGSIIAKLSPSWKGYRKKLLHNSEDFSLEKIHKHLRIEEESKERDDGCVRLRLFFIINLRVKGSIFLPKWWIEAVSLPSTNTNLGAVSLQVP; this comes from the exons ATGGCTTCCGACGTTGTAGTTTCAAGCATCAAAGTTATGAATCAAGATCTTATAAAGTTGGATCGCTTTGATGGAACCAACTACATCAGATGGCAAGATAATATGACATTCTTAA GTTCACTATATCCTGACTTAGCACTCATTCCTAAACCATCAGAAAATgactctgaagaagtcaagaAGGAGCGCAAGAAACGTAAGGAGGACGAACTGCTATGTCGTGGACATATTCTGAATATGTTGTCTGATCGTCTCTATGACCTCTATACTGACAATTCGTCTGCAACAGAAATCTGGAAAGCACTCGAATTCAAATTCAAGGCAAAAGAGGAAGGCACGAAGAAGTTTTTAATTTctaaatattttgattttaaatttatAGATTGCAAGCCCATTCTTCCCCAAGTGCATGAGTTGCAAGTCCTcgtgaataaaataaaagcgGTGAAAATAGACATCCCTGAAACCTCTCAAGTCGGTTCAATCATTGCAAAATTGTCACCTTCATGGAAAGGCTACAGAAAGAAATTGTTGCACAATTCTGAGGACTTCTCTTTGGAGAAAATCCATAAACATCTTCGAATCGAGGAGGAATCGAAGGAGAGGGATGATGGATGTGTGCGTTTGCGTCtttttttcataataaacttGAGAGTGAAGGGGTCAATCTTCCTTCCCAAATGGTGGATTGAAGCGGTTAGTCTTCCTTCCACAAACACGAACCTTGGAGCAGTTAGTCTTCAAGTTCCATAA